A stretch of the Nakaseomyces glabratus chromosome L, complete sequence genome encodes the following:
- the MRPL49 gene encoding mitochondrial 54S ribosomal protein bL21m (CAGL0L03542g~Ortholog(s) have structural constituent of ribosome activity and mitochondrial large ribosomal subunit localization), protein MFKFLTRSCGLLTVGKSSIQSVSKSLTRLNSTVSEKYKDLAPLKLSNELYAIFKIHERPYLVTKGDKVILPFKLKEANVGDILNLTDVTTIGSRNYKLVDNPIDKSIYSLKAVVLEKTKRAYQVREVTKRRNRRVRHAVNKADQTVIRISELKVN, encoded by the coding sequence ATGTTCAAGTTTTTAACCAGAAGTTGTGGGTTGCTCACGGTTGGGAAGAGCAGTATACAGTCAGTCAGTAAATCGCTGACAAGATTAAACTCCACTGTCTctgaaaaatataaggaTCTTGCTCCATTAAAGCTATCGAATGAACTATATGCTATTTTTAAAATCCATGAGAGGCCTTACCTAGTCACTAAAGGAGATAAGGTGATTCTTCCATTCAAGCTGAAGGAAGCCAACGTCGGTGACATCTTAAATTTGACAGATGTCACCACCATTGGATCAAGAAACTACAAATTGGTCGATAACCCAATCGACAAATCTATATACTCCTTGAAGGCAGTAGTTCTGGAGAAAACTAAGAGGGCCTACCAGGTAAGAGAGGTAActaaaagaagaaacagaaggGTACGCCATGCTGTAAATAAAGCTGACCAAACCGTGATAAGGATATCAGAACTAAAAGTTAATTGA
- the PHS1 gene encoding enoyl-CoA hydratase PHS1 (CAGL0L03564g~Ortholog(s) have 3-hydroxyacyl-CoA dehydratase activity, enoyl-CoA hydratase activity and role in fatty acid elongation, sphingolipid biosynthetic process, vacuolar transport) → MSKDRRPVFSYLPLYNLASAIGWGYILYLVLLQYPKLGQPRFYQDTKDIVTYIQCGAIIEILNSLFGIVRSPLLTTAAQVLSRLVVVLGIFQYLPEARNAHGIVYITLLLSWSITEIIRYMFYFFTLIGSRGAPTFLVYLRYNLFLVLYPTGVASELLIIYSALPVAEAKYSLLWKRFLIGVMLTYLPGLPMLFLHMLAQRRKIMKQLANKTQKQA, encoded by the coding sequence atgtCAAAGGACAGAAGACCAGTATTTTCATATTTGCCTCTGTACAACCTAGCCTCAGCGATTGGCTGGGGTTATATTTTGTACCTGGTATTGTTGCAGTACCCAAAGCTTGGACAACCTAGGTTCTATCAAGATACTAAGGATATTGTTACTTATATACAATGTGGTGCtataattgaaattttgaactCCTTATTTGGTATTGTTAGATCACCTCTTTTAACAACCGCAGCTCAAGTCCTGTCTAGACTAGTTGTAGTATTGGGCATATTCCAGTATTTGCCAGAAGCAAGAAATGCACATGGGATTGTTTATATTACTCTACTTTTGTCATGGTCGATAACCGAGATCATCAGATACatgttttatttctttaCCTTGATTGGCTCTAGAGGTGCTCCAACGTTTTTGGTTTACTTGAGATATAACTTGTTCCTTGTTCTGTACCCTACTGGTGTGGCTAGTGAACTACTTATAATTTACTCTGCCTTACCTGTCGCAGAAGCCAAGTATTCTCTATTGTGGAAAAGATTTTTGATTGGAGTAATGTTAACTTACCTACCCGGTCTACCAATGCTGTTCCTGCATATGCTGGCTCAAAGGAGAAAGATAATGAAACAATTGGCTAACAAGACCCAGAAGCAAGCTTAA
- the SAP185 gene encoding Sap185p (CAGL0L03586g~Ortholog(s) have protein phosphatase activator activity) produces the protein MSGSFWKFGTDYSSESSLSRLLNKAFIKIEEDEKETDAYKGGALSLNKDLEKGNDEKESNTATNAETEDEPQDSSSKLEDSEESIEDDEEEGESLPTTEEEYKYYRPNMDVLDALLDDDELYTELMCSNFKLLVFLKYPEVLSKLIDYVKCNSLIEGLTLEELEERSNKDAQTSVEEEHYSAQVDREKRSTTPDIILTEADDITKQTNEVAKESESEKGEDSDSNSSSDADDVSVTVRQDYEEQDELRRARMAAEVLSADVWPISSAIIQNEDLLEKLWSIMQYPAPLPIEISTYFMKINERLLDMDLNGILAFILNHPNLLDIFLTHIDNPPLMDFLLKVISTDKADTPTGIIKILKEQGMIPKLLDFLSPEYDKSTQSAAGDFIKALVTISGNCNNEIASSIGPNEMIRELVSPPMVEKLISIMLKAGSSLSNGVGIVIELIRKNNSDYDFVQLAYTTIKTHPPNDRDPIYLGYLLKAFAAHMAEFTQMLTSIELPPLQTPQGEIEPLGFERFKICELIAELLHCSNMTLLNDPNGESIVKERDEERERILKLENQKLNDESDNEIEDNNIPTTDLKSDTSQEDEKIANEMNDLQLDSEGNADDTDGSEQAKSDTVRDEFESKETNEEEYLENISDDSETEHKLRENPTVGDQLKIALEDTRVIEVILEMFFHYVWNNFLHNVVFDIIQQIFNGPLMTGYNRFLLIDLLKNIHMTDLIIKGNEQSGVYEEKHVLRLGYMGHLTLMAEEIVKFEAYLDEMKITFTTDTIPTCLSEAKWKYYAETELADLREKYNTILGDVGDEVDELEDEDDDDEQASSVTGFNQGAERDEDDADYVEEDDEAYENQMNMYDSLSSTHQMDEYDDEDDELYAEYNDIDNPRYYEYIDGDGKKTRLELNPADLHDGDVKTKDSALNNNEDENNVTNKFSAYMSDQLRKDFYDSEADEPSRKSHKPDTQQFDDNEGTSWESDSNAFILKNFSKTSQLASPEIENKNIFQHQFDLDNVSQIEQHDVEEDDDDYVDPNDDGQSYSKPNNPLYSDKQNGGYFSNSSRSRSSDEDENELSDDSEAELEGSPYEDQADETDFNTYTLCRSTSKDNLSWDENEQDRLMGMVSYNRDFKDS, from the coding sequence ATGTCAGGATCCTTTTGGAAATTTGGTACAGATTATTCATCTGAATCGTCACTTTCACGTCTTCTAAATAAAGCTTTCATTAAGATTGAAGAGGACGAGAAAGAAACTGATGCTTATAAAGGTGGTGCTCTATCTCTTAATAAAGATCTCGAGAAAGGCAACGATGAAAAAGAATCTAATACTGCAACAAATGcagaaacagaagatgAACCACAAGATTCATCCTCTAAATTGGAAGATTCTGAAGAAAGTATAGAAGACGATGAAGAGGAAGGTGAGTCTCTACCGACTACAGAGGAAGAATATAAATACTATAGGCCAAACATGGATGTATTAGATGCTCTATTGGATGATGATGAGCTTTATACAGAGTTGATGTGCTCCAACTTCAAACTTTTAGTCTTTCTCAAATATCCGGAAGTCCTATCAAAACTTATTGATTATGTCAAATGTAATAGCTTGATTGAAGGTCTGACATTGGAAGAGTTAGAAGAAAGATCAAATAAGGATGCACAAACTTCTGTCGAAGAAGAGCATTATTCAGCGCAAGTAGACAGGGAGAAAAGATCTACCACACCTGACATCATTTTGACGGAAGCAGATGATATTACAAAGCAAACGAACGAGGTAGCAAAAGAATCAGAAAGCGAAAAGGGAGAAGATAGTGACAGTAATTCTTCCAGTGATGCAGATGATGTGAGTGTGACGGTGCGTCAAGATTATGAGGAACAAGATGAGTTGAGAAGGGCAAGAATGGCTGCTGAAGTCTTATCTGCAGATGTGTGGCCAATTTCTTCGGCAATAATACAAAATGAAGACCTTTTAGAGAAACTTTGGTCCATAATGCAATATCCAGCACCTCTACCGATTGAAATATCAACATATTTcatgaaaataaatgaaagaTTACTTGATATGGATCTGAACGGTATTTTGGCATTTATTCTAAATCATCCAAACTTGTTGGATATATTTCTAACTCATATCGATAACCCACCATTAATGGATTTTTTGCTAAAAGTTATATCTACAGATAAAGCAGATACACCCACTGgaattattaaaattttgaaagagcAAGGTATGATCCCAAAGTTACTAGATTTCTTGTCACCAGAATATGATAAATCCACTCAATCTGCTGCGGGTGATTTCATCAAGGCCTTAGTAACCATAAGTGGCAATtgtaataatgaaattgcaTCTAGCATCGGGCCTAATGAAATGATTAGAGAATTGGTTTCCCCACCAATGGTTGAAAAATTAATCTCTATTATGTTGAAGGCAGGTTCTTCCTTGAGTAATGGTGTCGGTATAGTAATAGAACTGATAAGAAAGAATAACTCAGACTATGATTTTGTTCAACTGGCTTACACAACTATTAAAACTCATCCGCCAAATGATAGGGACCCAATTTATCTAGGATATTTACTTAAGGCGTTTGCAGCACATATGGCAGAATTTACGCAAATGTTAACTTCAATCGAGTTACCACCTTTACAAACCCCACAAGGTGAAATCGAACCACTCGGTTTTGAAAGATTCAAAATCTGCGAACTAATTGCTGAATTGCTTCATTGTTCGAATATGACGTTATTGAACGATCCCAACGGAGAATCAATTGTTAAAGAACGTGAcgaagaaagagaaagaattttgaaactagaaaatcaaaaactaaATGACGAATCTGATAACGAGATTGAGGACAACAATATACCAACTACAGATCTCAAATCTGATACTAGtcaagaagatgaaaagataGCAAACGAAATGAATGATCTTCAATTAGATTCAGAAGGCAATGCAGATGACACAGATGGATCTGAACAAGCTAAGTCTGACACTGTTCGAGACGAATTTGAAagcaaagaaacaaatgaagaagaatatcTTGAGAACATATCAGATGATTCAGAAACAGAACACAAACTACGTGAGAACCCAACCGTTGGAGATCAGTTAAAAATTGCTTTGGAGGATACAAGGGTTATTGAAGTCATCCTGGAAATGTTTTTCCATTATGTATGGAACAATTTTCTTCACAATGTTGTATTTGACATCATTCAGCAGATATTTAATGGACCTTTGATGACTGGTTATAACAGATTTTTGTTGATCGATCTCCTTAAGAATATTCATATGACGGACTTAATCATAAAAGGAAATGAACAATCTGGTGTATACGAAGAGAAGCATGTTCTTAGATTAGGTTATATGGGTCATCTTACCTTGATGGCTGAAGAAATTGTAAAATTTGAGGCTTATTTAGATGAAATGAAGATAACATTTACAACTGATACAATTCCAACGTGTTTGAGCGAGGCAAAGTGGAAGTACTATGCAGAGACTGAATTAGCAGATCTTAGAGAAAAGTACAACACCATTCTTGGAGATGTTGGtgatgaagttgatgaGCTGGAGgacgaagatgatgatgatgaacaAGCCAGTTCTGTCACCGGTTTTAACCAAGGTGCTGAGAGAGACGAAGATGATGCTGAttatgttgaagaagatgatgaagcCTATGAGAATCAAATGAATATGTATGACAGTCTATCATCAACACATCAAATGGATGAATAcgacgatgaagatgacgagTTGTATGCCGAAtataatgatattgataacCCAAGAtattatgaatatattgatgGTGACGGAAAGAAAACAAGGTTAGAACTCAATCCTGCAGATCTCCATGATGGCGATGTCAAAACCAAAGATTCAGCGctaaataataatgaagaCGAAAATAATGTTACTAACAAATTTAGCGCTTACATGTCAGACCAGTTGAGAAAGGATTTTTACGACTCAGAGGCTGATGAACCATCTAGGAAGTCTCATAAACCTGATACTCAGCAATTTGATGACAACGAAGGGACGTCGTGGGAGTCAGATTCCAATGCTTTCATCCTAAAAAATTTCTCCAAAACCTCACAATTAGCTTCTCCAGAAATTGAGAACAAGAACATATTCCAACATCAGTTCGACCTCGATAATGTATCACAAATAGAGCAGCatgatgttgaagaagatgacgatgatTACGTGGATCCAAATGATGATGGTCAATCTTATTCAAAACCAAATAATCCATTGTATTCTGATAAGCAAAATGGTGGGTATTTCTCAAACTCGTCAAGGTCGCGTAgcagtgatgaagatgaaaacgAATTAAGTGATGATAGCGAAGCAGAATTAGAAGGTAGCCCATATGAGGACCAAGCAGATGAGACTGATTTCAATACATACACTCTTTGTCGTTCTACAAGTAAGGACAATCTTTCATGGGATGAAAACGAACAGGATCGTCTGATGGGGATGGTAAGTTATAATCGTGATTTCAAGGATAGCTAA
- the CHS6 gene encoding Chs6p (CAGL0L03608g~Ortholog(s) have role in Golgi to plasma membrane transport, fungal-type cell wall chitin biosynthetic process and cytosol, exomer complex, trans-Golgi network transport vesicle localization), which yields MLWGKEKQDHKVYLSPNRNATGARSIEDLDREGNRNSNLTLPNLELELELQPVGSHSHRSRSRSNSRSNLGAKASKSHGKGSTSSLPDIQPGVREFPRIVERRFGESLGIRTQLLKRLSRGGKLGLGPPDLIHITSYDKYHKDIETGQYFYISGVDVSNESMPIAMLKLLKSGSSEQVISTYCSCNIFSHIDIRIRYESDTAYQINAVDITNGTSLVQLSEALWEEAFVSACVRSIISNIESARKLPGLVEYPLLGLTQGSNSDDIMKCKRILELLCRYLPRFLECGWDSTRSVEPTIVSNYLTQSILEFLSIASPLLIEYTIGILKELMEVDNKNSILYEVVLATVLHQSDEMDHDLVLILHKTIDKLNKMLSDNTEHDFDNLFLVNCLSELLIIQTQYLIYRAEDLKLAEKVITHSTELTVDSFKSWYWLAKTYIYLGQYDKALLAINSMHPLHSLDPVREALYSDPYMLNYYQKPLDGFKILPGKVNKGLEPCELTSIELNNLNSKWKYQDEFQKFIFGRISMPYSPSEKGFIREIWEDAAYKIGPIFGTQVANLINFVSPQEVEMVADYQLLSRNTINKQNNWFMAQVLDLLIEIITYLGWNGLMETRSKVFVMQQEYLGTISPDSSGNENSQSTIIPLQFRKKRLCERWLDQLFLDIYEDLKITRAAMNNKDVKYSGLEWELLGLTMLRTWQWSDAIACLRTSLVARFDIISATKILELYFDEDKIQRIHSIDMKNDILPYDVAVDLIVKKISYEFRFYNEFQLYNVKILFKLAERYGLDLIRAQVVGLPYINRSILAVMDKMFNWIEKMTTDSPPA from the coding sequence ATGCTGTGGGGGAAGGAGAAGCAGGATCACAAGGTGTACTTGTCGCCGAACAGGAACGCTACGGGCGCACGGTCGATAGAGGACCTCGACAGGGAAGGGAACAGGAACAGCAACTTGACGCTGCCGAACCTGGAGCTCGAGCTCGAGCTCCAGCCTGTCGGCAGCCACTCGCACAGGTCGCGGTCGCGGTCCAACTCGCGATCGAACTTGGGCGCGAAGGCCTCGAAGTCGCACGGCAAGGGCTCCACTTCCAGCCTGCCCGATATACAGCCTGGTGTGCGTGAATTCCCGCGCATTGTGGAGAGAAGGTTCGGGGAGTCGCTCGGCATCCGGACGCAGCTGCTGAAGCGGCTGTCGCGCGGCGGGAAGCTCGGCCTGGGACCGCCAGACCTCATACACATTACCTCTTACGACAAGTACCACAAGGATATAGAGACCGGACAGTACTTCTACATATCGGGCGTCGACGTCTCCAACGAGTCCATGCCCATCGCTATGCTGAAGCTGCTCAAATCCGGCAGCAGCGAGCAGGTCATCTCGACATACTGCAGTTGCAACATATTCTCGCATATAGACATAAGAATCAGATACGAATCAGACACAGCATACCAGATTAACGCAGTCGACATCACAAACGGAACTTCTTTGGTACAGCTCAGCGAGGCGCTCTGGGAGGAAGCATTTGTGAGCGCGTGTGTTCGAAGCATAATATCAAACATCGAGTCCGCAAGGAAGCTTCCGGGCTTGGTCGAGTACCCTTTGCTCGGGCTCACGCAGGGATCAAACTCAGACGACATCATGAAATGCAAACGGATACTGGAACTGCTCTGCAGATACTTGCCCAGGTTCTTAGAATGTGGCTGGGACTCGACAAGATCAGTAGAACCCACCATTGTCTCCAATTACTTGACACAGTCAATACTAGAGTTCTTGTCAATAGCATCTCCGCTCCTGATTGAGTACACAATTGGAATTCTGAAAGAATTGATGGAAGTTGACAACAAAAATAGCATATTGTATGAGGTTGTCCTCGCTACAGTTTTGCACCAAAGTGACGAAATGGACCACGACCTTGTACTTATACTACACAAGACCATCGATAAGTTAAACAAAATGCTCTCAGACAACACCGAACACGATTTTGACAACCTGTTCCTGGTCAACTGTTTATCCGAGTTACTAATCATACAAACACAATATCTCATTTACAGAGCAGAGGATCTCAAGCTAGCAGAAAAAGTAATTACACACTCAACTGAATTGACTGTCGATTCCTTCAAAAGTTGGTACTGGCTGGCAAAGACATATATTTACTTGGGCCAATATGACAAAGCGTTGCTGGCTATAAACTCCATGCACCCTTTGCATTCGTTAGATCCTGTACGAGAAGCCCTGTATTCAGACCCATACATGTTAAACTACTATCAAAAGCCATTGGATggtttcaaaattttgcCTGGTAAAGTAAACAAAGGTCTGGAGCCATGCGAACTGACCTCCATCGAACTCAATAACTTAAACAGTAAGTGGAAATACCAAGATGAATTCCAGAAGTTCATCTTTGGCAGAATCTCCATGCCATATTCCCCATCAGAGAAAGGTTTCATTCGGGAGATATGGGAAGACGCCGCGTATAAGATAGGTCCAATATTTGGCACTCAAGTTGCtaatttgatcaattttGTTTCCCCTCAAGAAGTAGAGATGGTTGCGGATTATCAATTGCTATCAAGAAATACTATCAACAAGCAAAATAACTGGTTTATGGCACAGGTACTTGATCTATTAATTGAAATAATTACATATCTGGGTTGGAATGGACTGATGGAGACACGTTCGAAAGTTTTCGTCATGCAACAGGAGTATTTGGGGACCATATCCCCAGATAGCTCGGGCAATGAGAACTCTCAATCGACGATCATACCGCTACAGTTTCGAAAGAAACGATTATGTGAAAGATGGCTGGATCAGTTGTTTCTTGATATATACGAGGACTTAAAAATCACTCGAGCAGCAATGAACAACAAGGATGTCAAATATAGTGGGCTAGAATGGGAACTGTTGGGTTTAACTATGTTGCGTACATGGCAATGGTCAGATGCGATTGCATGTTTAAGAACTTCATTAGTGGCCCGGTTTGACATCATAAGTGCCACAAAAATACTAGAGTTGTATTTTGACGAAGACAAGATACAAAGGATTCATTCCATTGACATGAAAAATGATATTCTACCTTATGATGTTGCAGTTGACCTCATAGTTAAAAAGATATCATACGAGTTTAGATTTTACAACGAGTTTCAACTCTACAATGTAAAGATACTGTTCAAGTTGGCCGAGAGATACGGTCTTGATTTGATCCGTGCCCAGGTCGTTGGTCTCCCATACATAAACAGGAGCATCCTCGCCGTAATGGATAAAATGTTCAACTGGATTGAAAAAATGACCACGGACTCTCCGCCTGCTTAA
- the GSH1 gene encoding glutamate--cysteine ligase (CAGL0L03630g~Putative gamma glutamylcysteine synthetase, essential for viability; role in glutathione biosynthesis; required to keep the redox homeostasis and to detoxify the cell of metal ions) — protein MGLLSLGTPLPWEESRNYSEHIRNEGVEQLLYVFKSAGGRDGDPLLWGDEVEYMMVELEAGKQVATLDVVHDRILDELNERDLELCNVNDVKFHPEYGRFMLEATPKSAYPGYVAEYVEYNMQQRRLVAEYKLAQYAEEEHLKGKRLVPLTLTVFPRMGCPDFLNIPNAWDHKNTASRSLFLPDEVINRHARFPNLTSSIRTRRGEKVCINIPILKDRNTPELDDSIKPRDWFVPEDKESRLASKPGHIYLDAMGFGMGCSCLQMTYQAPNIEKARFLYDTLVNFAPVFLAVSAATPGFKGWVADQDVRWNVISGAVDDRTPQERSVPPLLPEYNIDGFGGILKENRKKVQQIPKSRYSVVDLYLGGNENKSFNRRYNDTDVPVNEKVLKRLLENEKYPLDYDLAKHFAHLYIRDPISTFEELLDQDNSTSTNHFENIQSTNWQTLRFKPPTQEATPDNHNVPGWRVEFRPLDIQLLDFENAAFSNMMYMIVDFVLQNTDKINPYVPMSQVWENMIRAHHRDAAIKEKFYWRTTFDSKEKLQFGDESEELSLDEIFHNKNNGIFPVFINTILKQRNFIQKEWQEMKDQPQNRRLYYYFKIISDRASGRLPTAAKFLKNFILTHPDYRHDSKISQQINYDLIEMCDRITHLDDSRGELSAFVGEEIAKFLLNNKLSTGN, from the coding sequence ATGGGATTGTTGTCGTTGGGCACACCGCTGCCATGGGAGGAGTCGAGGAACTACAGTGAGCACATACGGAACGAGGGTGTTGAGCAGTTGCTGTATGTGTTCAAGAGTGCTGGCGGGCGTGATGGGGACCCGCTGTTGTGGGGCGATGAGGTTGAGTACATGATGGTTGAGCTGGAGGCGGGCAAGCAGGTCGCCACGCTGGACGTTGTGCACGACCGGATACTGGACGAGCTGAACGAGCGGGACCTGGAGCTGTGCAACGTGAACGATGTGAAGTTCCACCCGGAGTACGGGCGGTTCATGCTGGAGGCGACGCCGAAGAGCGCGTACCCGGGCTACGTGGCGGAGTACGTGGAGTACAACATGCAGCAGCGGCGGCTGGTCGCGGAGTACAAGCTCGCGCAGTACGCGGAGGAGGAGCACCTGAAGGGTAAGCGGCTCGTGCCCTTGACGCTGACGGTGTTCCCGCGCATGGGCTGTCCCGATTTTCTGAACATCCCGAACGCTTGGGACCACAAGAACACTGCGTCGCGGTCGCTTTTCCTGCCGGACGAAGTGATCAACAGGCACGCGCGGTTCCCGAACTTGACCTCCAGCATACGCACCAGGAGGGGTGAGAAAGTGTGCATCAACATCCCCATTCTGAAGGACAGGAACACGCCGGAGCTGGACGACTCGATCAAGCCCAGGGACTGGTTTGTCCCCGAGGACAAGGAGTCCCGCCTGGCGTCCAAGCCCGGCCACATATACCTGGACGCCATGGGGTTCGGGATGGGCTGCTCGTGCTTGCAGATGACGTACCAAGCACCAAACATAGAGAAGGCGCGGTTCCTGTACGACACGCTGGTCAACTTTGCGCCAGTGTTCCTCGCGGTGTCCGCAGCCACCCCGGGGTTCAAAGGATGGGTAGCCGACCAGGACGTGAGGTGGAACGTGATATCTGGCGCTGTCGACGACAGAACGCCGCAGGAACGCAGCGTGCCTCCTCTCTTGCCAGAATACAACATCGACGGGTTCGGTGGTATTCTGAAGGAGAACCGGAAGAAAGTGCAGCAGATTCCAAAATCCAGGTATAGCGTCGTGGACCTGTACTTGGGAGGGAACGAAAACAAGTCCTTCAACAGAAGATACAACGATACAGACGTTCCGGTCAATGAAAAAGTGCTCAAACGACTCCTGGAGAACGAGAAATACCCGCTGGACTACGATCTTGCGAAACACTTCGCACACTTATACATCAGGGACCCGATTTCCACTTTTGAAGAGTTGCTAGACCAGGATAACTCTACCTCTACAAACCATTTTGAAAACATCCAGAGTACAAACTGGCAAACTTTGCGGTTCAAGCCTCCAACTCAGGAAGCCACACCAGACAACCACAACGTGCCAGGATGGAGAGTCGAGTTCAGACCGCTAGACATCCAGTTATTGGACTTCGAAAATGCAGCATTCTCAAACATGATGTATATGATTGTTGACTTCGTCTTGCAGAATACAGACAAGATTAATCCATACGTGCCTATGTCCCAGGTATGGGAAAACATGATAAGAGCACATCATAGGGATGCTGCTATCAAGGAGAAATTCTACTGGAGAACAACTTTTGACTCAAAAGAGAAACTACAGTTCGGAGATGAAAGCGAAGAACTAAGCTTGGATGAAATCTTCCACAACAAGAATAATGGTATCTTCCCAGTATTCATCAACACTATACTGAAACAAAGAAACTTTATTCAGAAGGAATGGCAAGAAATGAAAGACCAACCTCAAAATAGAAGATTGTATTACTACTTCAAGATCATCTCTGATAGAGCTAGTGGCAGACTACCTACAGCAGCTAAATTTTTAAAGAACTTCATCTTAACGCACCCGGATTATAGACATGACTCGAAGATTAGCCAACAGATAAACTACGACCTAATCGAAATGTGTGATAGAATAACACATTTGGATGACAGTAGAGGAGAGTTGAGCGCATTTGTTGGAGAAGAAATTGCAAAATTCTTGCTGAATAATAAGCTTTCTACTGGGAACTAA